Genomic window (Sulfurimonas sp.):
GAAAAAGCTACACAAGCAAGCGATGAAGAGCAAGCTACAAAGGATGCACAAAGAGGCGTTGCAACTGATTATTTAGGTACGCAATCTAAAAAATCTCAAGTAGAAATTTACTTAGCAGTTACAAGCGATAGTAAAGTTTCTTTAGGCGAAAATGATACAGCAAGTATAATTGAAACACTTCGTGATGTTCAAAAACAAAACAATGCGGTTCAAGCTTATTCAACTTACCAAGAAAATCAAAAAGGTGGACATCCAGCTCTTTTTTAGGAGCTAGTTGTTACTTACTTCTTCCCGTAGTGCTTAAATAAATACTCTGTAATTATCTTCTCATCTCTGTCTGTTATGGGTGCTTTATAAACGGCTCTCATTTTAACAACAACCTTGTTCCAAAACTTTTTTGATTGATTACCTTGGTTTAGTATATATCCATAAGAGTGACACCACTGACAATTTCTCTGCATAGCTGTAAAGTTTTTATCTTTTGCCATAACAAAAGTAATGTTAGGTAGTTTTATATTTTTAGTATATTCTGCTGA
Coding sequences:
- a CDS encoding sulfite:cytochrome C oxidoreductase subunit B, whose amino-acid sequence is MKILLLTLLTFMSLSAEYTKNIKLPNITFVMAKDKNFTAMQRNCQWCHSYGYILNQGNQSKKFWNKVVVKMRAVYKAPITDRDEKIITEYLFKHYGKK